In one Pseudomonas purpurea genomic region, the following are encoded:
- a CDS encoding FdhF/YdeP family oxidoreductase: protein MSTHHQADQTPTPRYKPYKGPAGGWGALISVAQAWLTSDNALKNIRMMLKTNQNGGFDCPGCAWGDSPESGMVKFCENGAKAVNWEATKRRVDAAFFARHSVTSLLEQSDYWLEYQGRLTEPMSYNAETDRYTPISWEAAFALIGKHLLNLSSPDQAEFYTSGRASNEAAYLYQLFVRAYGTNNFPDCSNMCHEASGVALAQSVGVGKGTVTFDDFEHADAIFVWGQNPGTNHPRMLEPLREAVKRGAQVVCVNPLKERGLERFQHPQHPLEMLTNGDRPTNTAYFRPALGGDMALLRGMAKFLLQWEREAQQTGAPSVFDHDFLNEHTASVLDYLGSIDDTPWAQIVEQSGLTLEDIEQAARMYAKGKNVIMCWAMGITQHRHSVPTIQEIANLMLLRGNIGRPGAGLCPVRGHSNVQGDRTMGINERPPAFFLDALERRFQFKVPRGNGHNVVEAIHAMADGRSKVFIGLGGNFAQATPDSPRTFQALSNCDLTVQISTKLNRSHLAHGKEALILPCLGRTDIDLQTEGAQAVTVEDSFSMVHASNGQLQPLSKHMRSEPWIVAGIAAATLGAKPVDWNWVVADYSRIRELIADTIPGFTDFNQKLKNPGGFYLGNSAGARRWNTPSGRANFRANILPADLVHERTRATGQLPDLIMQSMRSHDQYNTTIYGLDDRYRGVKGQRDVLFVNEADIIRLGFKPGQKADIVSIWDDGRERRVKGFTLLAFDIPAGQAAAYYPEVNPLVPLESTGDGSHTPTSKFVAIRLEAASETGLIMAKSA from the coding sequence GTGAGCACCCATCATCAAGCCGACCAGACACCCACCCCGCGCTACAAGCCCTACAAGGGCCCGGCCGGTGGCTGGGGCGCGCTGATCAGTGTCGCCCAGGCGTGGCTGACCAGCGACAACGCGCTGAAAAACATCCGCATGATGCTCAAGACCAACCAGAACGGCGGCTTCGACTGCCCGGGCTGCGCCTGGGGCGACTCGCCGGAAAGCGGCATGGTCAAGTTCTGCGAGAACGGCGCCAAAGCGGTCAACTGGGAAGCCACCAAACGCCGTGTCGATGCGGCGTTCTTTGCCAGGCACAGCGTCACCTCGCTGCTGGAGCAGAGCGACTACTGGCTTGAATACCAGGGCCGTCTCACCGAGCCCATGAGCTACAACGCCGAGACCGACCGCTACACCCCCATCAGCTGGGAAGCGGCCTTCGCGTTGATCGGAAAACACCTGCTCAACCTGTCGAGCCCCGATCAGGCCGAGTTCTACACCTCGGGCCGGGCCAGCAACGAAGCCGCGTACCTGTATCAACTGTTCGTGCGCGCCTACGGCACCAACAACTTTCCCGATTGCTCGAACATGTGCCACGAGGCCAGCGGCGTCGCCCTGGCGCAAAGTGTCGGCGTCGGCAAAGGCACCGTGACCTTCGACGACTTCGAACACGCGGACGCGATTTTTGTCTGGGGCCAGAACCCCGGCACCAACCACCCACGGATGCTTGAACCACTGCGCGAAGCGGTCAAGCGCGGCGCCCAGGTGGTGTGCGTCAACCCGCTCAAGGAACGCGGACTGGAACGCTTCCAGCACCCGCAACATCCGCTCGAAATGCTCACCAACGGTGACCGTCCGACCAACACCGCCTACTTCCGTCCCGCCCTGGGCGGCGACATGGCGCTGCTGCGCGGCATGGCCAAGTTCCTGCTGCAATGGGAGCGCGAGGCGCAACAAACCGGCGCGCCGTCGGTGTTCGACCACGACTTCCTCAACGAGCACACCGCCAGCGTGCTCGACTACTTGGGCAGCATCGACGACACCCCGTGGGCGCAGATCGTCGAGCAGTCCGGGCTGACGCTTGAAGACATCGAGCAAGCGGCGCGCATGTACGCCAAGGGCAAGAACGTGATCATGTGTTGGGCCATGGGCATCACCCAGCACCGGCACTCGGTGCCGACCATCCAGGAAATCGCCAACCTGATGCTGCTACGCGGCAATATCGGCCGACCGGGCGCGGGCCTGTGCCCGGTGCGTGGTCACAGCAACGTGCAGGGCGACCGGACGATGGGTATCAACGAACGCCCGCCGGCGTTCTTCCTCGATGCGCTGGAGCGCCGCTTCCAGTTCAAGGTGCCCCGCGGGAACGGTCACAACGTGGTCGAAGCCATTCACGCGATGGCTGACGGGCGCTCCAAAGTCTTCATCGGGCTGGGCGGTAACTTCGCCCAGGCCACGCCGGACAGCCCACGGACCTTCCAGGCCCTGAGCAACTGCGACCTCACCGTGCAAATCAGCACCAAACTCAATCGCAGCCATCTGGCTCACGGTAAAGAAGCGCTGATCCTGCCGTGCCTGGGCCGCACCGACATCGACCTGCAAACCGAAGGCGCGCAAGCAGTGACCGTGGAAGACTCCTTCAGCATGGTCCACGCCTCCAACGGCCAGTTGCAGCCGCTGTCGAAACACATGCGCTCCGAGCCCTGGATCGTCGCCGGCATCGCCGCCGCTACGCTGGGCGCCAAACCTGTCGACTGGAACTGGGTGGTGGCCGATTACAGCCGCATCCGCGAGCTGATCGCCGACACCATTCCGGGCTTCACGGACTTCAACCAGAAGCTCAAAAACCCGGGTGGTTTCTACCTGGGCAACAGCGCAGGCGCGCGGCGCTGGAACACCCCATCCGGTCGGGCCAACTTCCGGGCGAACATCCTGCCGGCCGACCTGGTCCACGAGCGCACCCGCGCCACCGGGCAATTGCCGGACCTGATCATGCAGTCGATGCGCTCGCACGATCAGTACAACACCACTATTTACGGCCTCGACGACCGTTATCGCGGGGTCAAGGGCCAGCGGGACGTGTTGTTCGTCAATGAAGCGGACATCATTCGACTGGGCTTCAAACCGGGGCAGAAAGCCGACATCGTGTCGATCTGGGACGATGGCCGCGAACGTCGGGTCAAGGGCTTCACGCTGCTGGCCTTCGACATCCCGGCCGGGCAAGCCGCCGCGTACTACCCGGAAGTGAACCCGCTGGTGCCATTGGAAAGCACCGGTGACGGCAGCCACACGCCGACCTCCAAGTTCGTGGCAATCCGCCTGGAAGCCGCGAGCGAAACCGGGTTGATCATGGCGAAGTCGGCTTAA
- the fdhD gene encoding formate dehydrogenase accessory sulfurtransferase FdhD, whose amino-acid sequence MNAKRPVCPVPSVETSAPAASQNYQYCNLDHSESATTALAEEVALAIAYNGISQAVMLVTPTDLEDFIVGFSLGSGIISDASDIYDLQLSGTGSAQYAQVQIASRAFWNLKQQRRQLAGTSGCGLCGVEAVEQALPDLKVLPGAPLPPAEWLEGLRQRISAFQPLGQHCGAVHAAVFMNNRGELLLGREDIGRHNALDKLIGALIRQNIPTAGGLAIVTSRCSLELIQKVLRAGIQTLVSLSSPTGLALQWARRHNLNLIHLPQKSAPRVYSPATESQA is encoded by the coding sequence ATGAACGCCAAGCGCCCGGTCTGCCCGGTGCCTTCCGTGGAAACGTCCGCGCCCGCCGCCAGCCAGAACTACCAGTATTGCAACCTCGATCACAGCGAATCCGCCACCACGGCACTCGCTGAGGAAGTGGCGCTGGCCATCGCCTACAACGGCATCAGCCAGGCCGTGATGCTGGTCACCCCGACCGACCTGGAAGACTTTATCGTCGGCTTCAGCCTCGGCAGCGGGATCATCAGCGACGCCTCTGACATCTATGACCTGCAACTGAGCGGCACAGGGTCGGCACAATACGCCCAAGTGCAAATCGCCAGCCGCGCCTTCTGGAACCTCAAGCAGCAACGCCGCCAACTGGCCGGCACCAGCGGTTGCGGGCTCTGCGGGGTCGAAGCCGTCGAACAGGCATTGCCTGACCTCAAGGTATTGCCCGGCGCGCCACTGCCACCGGCCGAATGGCTGGAAGGCTTGCGCCAGCGCATCAGCGCGTTCCAGCCGCTGGGCCAGCATTGCGGCGCCGTGCATGCGGCGGTGTTCATGAACAACCGGGGCGAACTGCTGCTGGGCCGTGAAGACATCGGCCGACACAACGCCCTCGACAAACTGATCGGTGCCCTGATCCGGCAGAACATTCCGACCGCAGGCGGCCTGGCGATTGTCACCAGCCGTTGCAGCCTGGAACTGATCCAGAAAGTCCTGCGCGCAGGTATCCAGACCCTCGTCAGCCTGTCGTCGCCCACTGGCCTGGCCCTGCAATGGGCCCGCCGGCACAACCTCAACCTCATCCACCTGCCGCAGAAAAGTGCGCCGCGGGTCTATAGCCCTGCGACGGAGAGTCAAGCGTGA
- a CDS encoding LysR family transcriptional regulator has protein sequence MDIKQLKFLIALDETRHFGQAAARCHITQPTLSMRLRSLEEELNLPLVNRGQRFEGFTAPGERVLAWARTVLAAYDGLQAEAAACRGNLVGTLRLGVVPLSSFDPLPLMQQLHAEHPNLTFELSALSSEQILEQLASNRLDLGVSYLERLDNERFDSLAFSETRMGLLYDQRFFSFGEKPLSWEALIELPLGMLTSGMHFRQSIDHNFHSRGLNPKPLLQTDAVHQLLQAVHGGLCCAVMPLEGGLESLTEHLRLQPIENAQTLGRLGLIMRRSAPRSALAEACFALYQKSLIAS, from the coding sequence ATGGACATCAAACAGCTGAAATTCCTCATCGCCCTGGACGAAACCCGCCACTTCGGCCAGGCCGCGGCGCGTTGCCACATCACGCAGCCCACCTTGTCCATGCGCCTGCGCAGCCTTGAGGAAGAACTCAACCTGCCGCTGGTCAATCGCGGCCAGCGTTTCGAAGGTTTCACCGCCCCCGGCGAACGCGTACTGGCCTGGGCGCGCACGGTACTGGCGGCCTACGACGGTCTACAGGCCGAGGCCGCTGCCTGTCGTGGCAATCTGGTCGGGACCTTGCGGCTGGGCGTGGTGCCGCTGTCGAGCTTCGACCCCTTGCCGCTGATGCAACAGCTGCACGCCGAGCACCCGAACCTGACGTTCGAACTCTCGGCGTTGAGTTCCGAGCAGATTCTCGAGCAACTGGCGAGCAATCGCCTGGACCTTGGCGTGTCCTACCTTGAACGCCTGGACAACGAGCGCTTCGACTCCCTGGCCTTCAGCGAAACCCGCATGGGCTTGCTCTACGACCAGCGTTTTTTCAGCTTCGGTGAAAAACCCTTGAGCTGGGAGGCGCTGATCGAGCTGCCGCTGGGCATGCTCACCAGTGGCATGCACTTTCGCCAGTCCATCGACCACAACTTCCATAGCCGCGGCCTCAACCCAAAACCACTGTTGCAGACCGACGCCGTCCATCAACTGTTACAAGCCGTGCACGGTGGCCTGTGCTGCGCGGTGATGCCGCTGGAGGGCGGGCTCGAATCCCTGACCGAGCACCTGCGCCTGCAACCGATTGAAAACGCACAGACGCTTGGGCGCCTGGGGCTGATCATGCGCCGCAGTGCACCTCGTTCGGCGCTGGCGGAAGCGTGTTTTGCGCTTTATCAAAAATCGCTGATAGCGTCTTGA
- the lysM gene encoding peptidoglycan-binding protein LysM, with translation MSLFSFVKEAGEKLIDLLTPGNANASEQLKDHIAKVGLGNPNIKATVDGDKVIVTGEVASQEEKEKILLAVGNIAGVGSVDDQITVTGPVAKAAVFVTVVKGDTLSAISLRVYGDANKYQKIFEANKPMLKDVNKIYPGQSLRIPE, from the coding sequence ATGAGTCTTTTTAGTTTTGTGAAAGAAGCAGGCGAAAAACTGATCGATTTGCTGACACCGGGTAACGCCAATGCCAGCGAGCAGTTGAAGGACCATATTGCCAAGGTCGGTTTGGGTAACCCCAACATCAAGGCCACGGTAGACGGTGACAAGGTGATCGTTACCGGTGAAGTGGCGAGCCAGGAAGAGAAGGAAAAAATCCTGCTGGCCGTGGGCAATATCGCCGGTGTCGGCAGCGTGGACGACCAGATCACCGTGACCGGCCCGGTGGCGAAGGCCGCTGTGTTTGTGACCGTCGTGAAGGGCGACACTCTGAGCGCGATTTCCCTGCGTGTGTATGGCGATGCCAACAAGTATCAGAAAATCTTCGAAGCCAACAAGCCGATGCTCAAGGATGTGAACAAGATTTATCCGGGGCAGTCGCTGCGGATTCCTGAGTAA
- the yrfG gene encoding GMP/IMP nucleotidase: MLSLPWHDIDTVLLDMDGTLLDLHYDNHFWMEHLPQRYAELHGISRAMAELELQPLFERNAGQLQWYCLDFWSAELKLPVRELKLETAHLIALRPDADTFLAAIKRAGKRVVLITNAHRDSLSLKLEKIELAPYFERLISSHDYGFAKENPQFWDALQADIGFDPARSLFIDDTLPILRSARDFGVGHLLAVSQPDSRKAPKDTAEFAAVGDYRELIAGL; encoded by the coding sequence ATGCTGTCACTGCCCTGGCACGACATCGACACCGTTCTGCTGGATATGGACGGCACCCTGCTGGACCTGCACTACGACAACCACTTCTGGATGGAGCACCTGCCCCAACGCTACGCCGAACTGCATGGCATCAGCAGGGCGATGGCCGAGCTGGAGTTGCAGCCGTTGTTCGAACGCAATGCCGGCCAGTTGCAGTGGTATTGCCTGGACTTCTGGAGCGCCGAGTTGAAGCTGCCGGTGCGGGAACTGAAGCTGGAAACGGCTCACCTGATTGCGTTGCGCCCGGATGCCGATACCTTTCTGGCGGCGATCAAACGGGCGGGTAAACGCGTGGTGCTGATCACCAACGCCCACCGCGATTCGCTGTCGTTGAAGCTGGAAAAAATCGAGTTGGCGCCCTACTTCGAGCGTTTGATCAGCTCCCACGATTACGGCTTCGCCAAGGAAAACCCGCAGTTTTGGGACGCCTTGCAAGCCGACATCGGCTTCGACCCGGCACGCAGCCTGTTCATCGACGACACCCTGCCAATTTTGCGCAGCGCACGGGATTTTGGTGTGGGGCATCTGTTGGCGGTGAGCCAACCGGACAGTCGCAAAGCACCGAAAGACACCGCCGAGTTTGCGGCGGTGGGGGATTATCGCGAGCTGATTGCAGGACTCTAG
- the nudE gene encoding ADP compounds hydrolase NudE, translated as MRQKPTVLAREIVATTRLFCVEELQLRFSNGVERTYERLVSKGVGYGAVMIVAMIDDDHAVLVEEYCGGTDAYELSLPKGLIEPGEDVLAAAERELKEEAGFGAHQLEHLTELSLSPGYMSQRIQVVLATELYEERLEGDEPEPMRVDRVNLRELSALAQNPQFSEGRALAALYLARDVLTERGVFLP; from the coding sequence ATGCGCCAGAAACCCACTGTACTCGCCCGCGAGATCGTCGCCACCACTCGTCTTTTTTGCGTCGAAGAGCTGCAACTGCGCTTTTCCAATGGCGTGGAGCGCACGTACGAGCGGCTGGTCAGCAAAGGCGTTGGCTATGGCGCGGTAATGATTGTGGCAATGATCGATGATGATCATGCCGTGCTCGTCGAAGAATACTGCGGCGGTACGGACGCCTATGAGCTGTCCCTGCCCAAGGGCTTGATCGAGCCGGGTGAAGACGTGTTGGCCGCCGCCGAGCGTGAGCTCAAGGAGGAAGCGGGTTTTGGCGCGCATCAGCTGGAACATTTGACTGAACTGTCGTTGTCGCCGGGTTACATGAGCCAGCGTATTCAGGTGGTCCTGGCAACCGAGTTGTACGAGGAACGGCTTGAAGGCGATGAGCCGGAGCCGATGCGGGTCGACCGGGTCAACCTGCGCGAACTGTCGGCCTTGGCACAAAACCCGCAGTTCAGCGAAGGGCGTGCCTTGGCGGCGTTGTACCTGGCCCGTGATGTGCTGACCGAGCGCGGGGTATTTTTGCCATGA
- the cysQ gene encoding 3'(2'),5'-bisphosphate nucleotidase CysQ yields MINFPQVHPLLAPVVELALKAGEVILPFWRSGVAVTAKSDDSPVTAADLAAHHLILAGLTALDPSIPVLSEEDADIAQDVRSRWQRWWLVDPLDGTKEFISGSEEFTVNIALIEQGRVVFGVVSMPTNGRCYFGGAGLGAWRADAGETPQPIHVRETPGAGEAFTVVASRRHSSPEQERLLAGLSDSLGELQLANIGSSLKFCLLAEGAADCYPRLAPTSQWDTAAAQGVLEGAGGEVLELSGVPFSYPARESLRNSFFLALPAKAAWREKLLALARG; encoded by the coding sequence ATGATCAATTTTCCACAGGTTCATCCGTTGCTGGCCCCGGTGGTCGAGTTGGCGCTCAAGGCCGGTGAAGTCATTCTGCCGTTCTGGCGCTCCGGCGTGGCAGTGACGGCCAAGTCCGACGATTCACCGGTCACGGCGGCGGATCTGGCGGCCCATCACTTGATCCTGGCCGGTTTGACGGCGCTGGACCCAAGCATTCCGGTGCTGTCCGAAGAGGACGCGGACATCGCGCAGGACGTGCGCAGCCGCTGGCAGCGCTGGTGGCTGGTGGACCCGCTCGATGGCACCAAGGAATTCATTTCCGGCAGCGAAGAATTCACCGTCAACATCGCGTTGATCGAACAGGGTCGCGTGGTGTTTGGCGTAGTGTCGATGCCGACTAACGGCCGCTGCTATTTCGGCGGCGCCGGGCTTGGCGCGTGGCGTGCCGACGCGGGTGAAACGCCGCAGCCGATCCACGTACGTGAAACACCCGGTGCGGGCGAAGCCTTCACCGTGGTTGCCAGCCGTCGGCATTCAAGCCCCGAGCAAGAGCGTTTGCTGGCCGGTTTGAGCGACAGCCTGGGTGAGCTGCAACTGGCCAACATTGGCAGTTCGCTGAAGTTTTGCCTGCTGGCCGAAGGCGCAGCGGATTGCTACCCACGACTGGCGCCCACCTCCCAATGGGACACTGCTGCCGCTCAAGGCGTGCTGGAGGGCGCGGGTGGCGAGGTGCTGGAGTTGAGTGGCGTGCCGTTCAGCTATCCGGCACGTGAATCGCTGCGTAATTCGTTTTTCCTGGCACTTCCGGCCAAGGCTGCCTGGCGGGAGAAATTGTTGGCGCTGGCCCGGGGGTGA
- a CDS encoding thioesterase domain-containing protein, which translates to MNRDSRYLESILHHDIPLTRDMGLKVLDWQAQQLRLQLPLKANVNHKSTMFGGSLYCGAVLAGWGWLHLRLREEGVEDGHIVIQEGQISYPLPVTTDAIALCDAPGAATWKKFLATYQRYGRARLTLHTRIVNADSDEDAVKFTGQYVLHR; encoded by the coding sequence ATGAACCGCGACAGCCGTTACCTGGAATCAATCCTGCACCACGACATTCCTCTGACACGGGACATGGGCCTGAAGGTGCTCGACTGGCAGGCTCAGCAACTGCGCTTGCAACTGCCGCTGAAAGCCAACGTCAACCACAAAAGCACCATGTTCGGCGGCAGCCTGTACTGCGGCGCGGTGTTGGCAGGTTGGGGCTGGTTGCATTTACGCCTGCGCGAAGAAGGCGTCGAGGACGGGCACATCGTGATTCAGGAAGGCCAGATCAGCTACCCGCTGCCGGTCACCACCGACGCGATTGCCCTCTGCGATGCGCCGGGCGCAGCGACATGGAAGAAGTTCCTGGCCACGTACCAGCGTTATGGCCGGGCGCGGTTGACGTTGCACACGCGCATCGTCAACGCCGACAGTGATGAAGATGCGGTGAAGTTTACCGGGCAGTACGTGCTGCACCGGTAA
- a CDS encoding ATP-binding protein gives MTPTLPRRPRWRSLALLALCLAPLLWPLEHLAERYYRSELAGQNRQTLDLYVANLLGTLHRYEVLPQILGDLPALRAVLGAPDDGVTQGNANRFLKNISAQTGAEVMYLMDTRGKTLAASNWDKHDSFVGRNFAFRPYFSEAMQGRLGRFFGLGTTSAKRGYFFAAAVRDGEQILGVLVVKVDLDHTESLWGKTPEQLLLTDHNGVVILTSRPEWRFRATRPLSDDDRQAIAAVQPYPTRDPKPLNLNPSAWLTQTQQIEETGWSVSILAPRTLIDRPVRTVVAIGGATLLVVMLLLGLLMQRRRHYLERIAFEAKARRELEMRVAERTSDLEGLNRRLKQEVLEREQAQQELVRAQDDLVQAGKLSALGTMSASISHELNQPLAAIRSYAENAEVLLDHQRTDDARGNLKLISELTGRMASIIAHLRAFARRDRHAPESVALQPALDDALALLAKRRRSMEVELIRDLPAATLWVEAGETRLRQVLGNLLANALDALTEKGPPRRLWLSAESTSDGVNLYIRDNGPGFCMEALGRAGEPFYTTKTRTQGLGLGLAICDTLMRAFGGELSFANHKEGGALITLRLRAGAPGVSLQPSEDRSS, from the coding sequence ATGACCCCGACCCTCCCCCGCAGACCCCGCTGGCGCAGCCTCGCTCTGCTCGCGTTGTGCCTCGCGCCGTTGCTGTGGCCGCTGGAGCATCTGGCCGAGCGTTACTACCGCAGCGAACTGGCCGGGCAGAACCGTCAGACCCTTGACCTCTACGTCGCCAACCTGCTGGGCACCCTGCACCGCTACGAAGTACTGCCGCAAATCCTCGGCGACCTGCCGGCGCTGCGGGCCGTGCTGGGCGCACCGGACGATGGCGTCACCCAGGGCAATGCCAACCGCTTCCTGAAAAACATCAGTGCCCAGACTGGCGCTGAAGTCATGTACCTGATGGACACACGCGGCAAGACCCTGGCCGCGTCCAACTGGGATAAACACGACAGCTTCGTCGGGCGCAATTTCGCCTTTCGCCCCTATTTCAGCGAGGCCATGCAGGGCCGCCTCGGACGTTTCTTCGGCCTGGGCACCACCTCGGCCAAACGTGGCTACTTCTTTGCCGCCGCTGTCCGCGATGGCGAACAGATCCTCGGCGTGCTGGTGGTCAAGGTCGACCTCGACCACACCGAAAGCCTCTGGGGCAAAACCCCGGAGCAACTGCTGCTGACCGACCACAACGGCGTGGTGATTCTGACCTCGCGCCCGGAATGGCGCTTTCGGGCGACCCGCCCCCTGAGCGATGACGACCGCCAGGCCATCGCGGCGGTCCAGCCCTACCCGACCCGCGATCCAAAACCGCTGAACCTCAACCCCAGCGCCTGGCTGACCCAGACCCAGCAGATAGAGGAAACCGGCTGGAGCGTCAGCATCCTCGCCCCGCGCACCCTGATCGACCGCCCGGTGCGCACCGTGGTCGCCATTGGCGGCGCGACGTTGCTGGTGGTGATGTTGCTGCTCGGGCTGTTGATGCAGCGTCGTCGTCACTACCTGGAACGCATCGCCTTCGAAGCCAAGGCCCGACGCGAACTGGAAATGCGCGTGGCGGAGCGGACCAGCGACCTGGAAGGCCTCAACCGGCGCCTCAAACAGGAAGTACTGGAGCGCGAGCAGGCGCAGCAGGAATTGGTGCGCGCCCAGGATGACCTGGTGCAGGCCGGCAAGCTGTCGGCGCTGGGCACCATGTCGGCGAGCATCAGCCATGAACTCAACCAGCCATTGGCGGCGATCCGCAGCTACGCGGAAAACGCCGAAGTGCTGCTTGACCATCAACGCACCGACGACGCCCGTGGCAACCTGAAACTGATCAGCGAGCTGACCGGGCGCATGGCCTCGATCATCGCTCACCTGCGAGCCTTCGCCCGCCGCGACCGCCACGCGCCGGAAAGCGTCGCCCTGCAACCGGCACTCGACGATGCACTGGCATTGCTGGCCAAGCGGCGGCGGAGCATGGAGGTCGAATTGATCCGCGACCTGCCGGCCGCCACGCTGTGGGTCGAGGCCGGCGAAACCCGTCTGCGGCAGGTGCTGGGCAACCTGCTGGCCAACGCCCTCGACGCACTGACCGAAAAAGGTCCGCCGCGCAGACTCTGGCTGAGTGCCGAATCCACCTCCGACGGCGTCAATCTGTACATTCGCGACAACGGTCCGGGGTTCTGCATGGAAGCCCTGGGCCGGGCCGGCGAACCCTTCTACACCACCAAGACCCGCACCCAGGGCCTTGGGCTGGGGCTGGCCATTTGCGACACCCTGATGCGCGCCTTCGGCGGTGAACTGTCGTTCGCCAACCACAAGGAAGGTGGTGCCTTGATTACCCTGCGGCTGCGCGCTGGCGCACCCGGTGTCAGCCTGCAACCGTCCGAGGACCGCAGCTCATGA
- the rfbD gene encoding dTDP-4-dehydrorhamnose reductase: MSAPLRVLISGQHGQVSLELQKHLKGLGEVIVCAREQLDLAQPEQIRQQVRALRPDLIINAAAHTAVDQAESEPQLAFTINATAPQVFAEEALALGVPLIHYSTDYVFDGRKTAPYTEADTPNPLGVYGASKLAGEHAIAAVGGAHLILRTSWVYSTHGRNFLLTMQRLLQEKPHLRVVADQIGAPTWAGTIARSTRALIERWQSGHAGAWGTYHLSAQGETSWFGFAQAIAEQLQARHLPCASLEAIPSSEYPTPATRPLNSRLDCSRLLQQWNVSQPDWRDALRECLAEQA, translated from the coding sequence ATGAGCGCCCCCTTGAGAGTCCTCATCAGCGGCCAGCACGGCCAGGTGTCTCTTGAGTTGCAAAAACACCTCAAGGGCCTGGGTGAAGTGATCGTGTGCGCACGCGAGCAACTTGATCTGGCGCAACCCGAGCAGATCCGCCAGCAGGTGCGTGCGCTACGCCCGGACCTGATCATCAACGCCGCCGCCCACACTGCGGTCGACCAGGCGGAAAGCGAACCGCAACTGGCCTTCACGATCAACGCCACGGCGCCCCAGGTGTTTGCCGAGGAAGCGCTTGCGCTGGGCGTCCCGCTGATCCACTACTCCACCGACTACGTGTTCGACGGGCGCAAAACCGCGCCCTACACCGAAGCGGACACGCCCAACCCGCTGGGCGTCTACGGCGCCAGCAAACTGGCCGGTGAGCACGCCATCGCTGCCGTCGGTGGTGCACACCTGATCCTGCGCACCAGTTGGGTCTACTCGACCCACGGGCGCAACTTCCTGCTGACCATGCAACGCCTGCTGCAAGAAAAACCACACCTGCGGGTGGTGGCGGACCAGATCGGTGCACCGACCTGGGCCGGCACCATCGCACGGAGCACTCGTGCCCTGATCGAACGCTGGCAGTCGGGCCACGCTGGCGCCTGGGGCACTTATCACCTGAGCGCCCAAGGTGAAACCTCATGGTTCGGTTTTGCCCAGGCCATCGCCGAACAGTTGCAGGCCCGGCACCTGCCGTGCGCGAGCCTTGAGGCGATCCCGTCCAGCGAGTACCCGACGCCTGCTACGCGCCCGCTGAACTCACGCCTCGATTGCAGCCGGCTGCTACAGCAGTGGAATGTCAGCCAGCCCGACTGGCGCGACGCGCTGCGCGAGTGTCTTGCCGAACAAGCCTAG
- the rfbC gene encoding dTDP-4-dehydrorhamnose 3,5-epimerase, protein MNVSLTELPGVLIIEPKVFGDERGFFYESFNAQAFEQATGLSKVFVQDNHSRSQKGVLRGLHYQLEHTQGKLVRVTAGEVLDVAVDIRRSSPNFGRWASVRLSAQNNRQLWIPEGFAHGFVVLSDYAEFLYKTTDYYTPSAERCIRWDDPDLAIDWQLTEAPQLSVKDQAGVQFKEADVFA, encoded by the coding sequence ATGAATGTATCGCTCACCGAACTGCCCGGTGTTCTGATCATCGAACCCAAGGTATTTGGTGACGAGCGCGGTTTTTTCTACGAAAGCTTCAATGCGCAGGCGTTCGAGCAGGCAACCGGCCTGAGTAAAGTGTTCGTGCAGGACAACCACTCACGTTCGCAAAAAGGCGTGCTGCGCGGCCTGCACTATCAACTGGAACACACTCAAGGAAAACTCGTACGGGTCACCGCCGGCGAAGTACTCGATGTGGCCGTGGATATCCGCCGCAGCTCGCCCAACTTCGGACGCTGGGCCAGCGTACGTCTGTCGGCGCAGAACAACCGTCAGCTCTGGATTCCGGAAGGCTTTGCCCATGGTTTCGTGGTGCTCAGCGATTACGCCGAATTCCTCTACAAGACCACCGACTACTACACGCCATCGGCCGAGCGCTGCATTCGCTGGGACGACCCGGACCTGGCCATCGACTGGCAACTGACCGAAGCCCCCCAACTGTCCGTCAAGGACCAGGCTGGCGTGCAGTTCAAAGAGGCGGATGTATTTGCATGA